Proteins encoded by one window of Vampirovibrionales bacterium:
- a CDS encoding efflux RND transporter periplasmic adaptor subunit produces MKILPTVFRAMARHWRFVLLTLLALAILTVSLMNFYRSEPVLAVQAQRRDALITLTVTGAIAADNTVSVTAPFQARITAIHTRQGNAISAGQPLVTLEADDSAAALAQAQAQMREARAALAFVSQGTRPEDLSRLKSRIQEADWQRTQAQAALKSAQADADQARRYVERMTPLAKDGAISANEYDALSARAQAAAQTVSSLQSAMAASAARAQQARDDYEKGRVGPTGPERQQASAAYEAARQRARMLAAQLGQRVIRSPLSGITLARLQEPGDIAMPGQPILRIADRGTLEVEAYVEESELSRIATGQHCEVVLDASPETPLACVVREIGDEVNPDNGTVIVKANIVSQRPEASPSRLLSGMQADITFMTGSLRQAITLPATAVEKAGAGWRTYVISQGKAHARAVTARRISLETVEIQSGLQPGEWVARAASSDLLAKRRVVAQPAPSPDDKSRAASKPPSR; encoded by the coding sequence ATGAAGATTCTGCCGACCGTTTTTCGCGCGATGGCGCGCCATTGGCGTTTTGTGCTGCTGACCCTGCTGGCGCTGGCGATTCTGACGGTCAGCCTGATGAATTTCTATCGCTCTGAGCCGGTTTTGGCCGTGCAGGCGCAGCGCCGCGACGCGTTGATCACGCTGACGGTGACGGGCGCCATCGCGGCAGACAATACCGTATCGGTCACAGCGCCCTTTCAGGCGCGGATTACGGCGATTCATACGCGTCAGGGCAATGCAATCTCGGCGGGTCAGCCGCTGGTGACGCTGGAAGCCGACGACTCCGCCGCCGCGCTGGCGCAGGCCCAGGCCCAGATGCGTGAAGCGCGCGCCGCGCTGGCCTTTGTATCGCAAGGCACGCGCCCCGAAGACCTCAGTCGCCTGAAAAGCCGTATTCAGGAAGCGGACTGGCAGCGCACCCAGGCGCAAGCCGCTCTTAAAAGCGCGCAGGCCGACGCCGATCAGGCGCGTCGTTATGTTGAGCGGATGACGCCGCTGGCCAAAGACGGGGCCATCAGCGCGAATGAGTATGACGCTCTGAGCGCGCGCGCACAGGCGGCGGCTCAAACCGTTTCCAGCCTGCAATCGGCGATGGCGGCTTCAGCGGCGCGCGCGCAGCAGGCGCGAGACGATTATGAGAAAGGCCGCGTCGGCCCCACCGGTCCTGAGCGCCAACAGGCGAGCGCCGCTTACGAGGCGGCCCGGCAGCGTGCGCGCATGCTGGCTGCGCAACTGGGGCAACGCGTCATTCGGAGTCCGCTGTCGGGAATCACGCTGGCCCGCCTGCAAGAGCCGGGCGATATCGCGATGCCCGGTCAGCCGATCCTGCGCATTGCCGATCGTGGCACGCTGGAAGTGGAGGCCTATGTCGAAGAAAGCGAGTTAAGCCGCATTGCGACCGGCCAGCACTGCGAAGTCGTGCTTGACGCTAGCCCGGAAACGCCGCTGGCCTGTGTCGTGCGCGAGATTGGCGACGAGGTGAACCCGGACAACGGCACGGTCATCGTCAAGGCGAATATCGTCTCACAGCGGCCCGAAGCCAGCCCTTCGCGCCTGTTGTCGGGCATGCAGGCCGATATTACGTTTATGACCGGCTCGCTGCGCCAGGCAATTACCTTGCCCGCGACCGCCGTCGAAAAAGCCGGCGCCGGCTGGCGGACCTACGTTATCTCTCAGGGCAAGGCGCATGCCCGCGCGGTGACGGCGCGCCGTATTTCGCTGGAAACCGTTGAGATTCAATCCGGTTTGCAGCCCGGCGAGTGGGTGGCGCGCGCCGCCTCTTCCGATCTGCTGGCCAAGCGTCGCGTGGTCGCCCAACCCGCCCCTTCTCCTGACGATAAGTCGCGCGCGGCCAGCAAGCCGCCTTCACGGTAA